In a genomic window of Brassica rapa cultivar Chiifu-401-42 chromosome A10, CAAS_Brap_v3.01, whole genome shotgun sequence:
- the LOC103844493 gene encoding photosystem II repair protein PSB27-H1, chloroplastic, which produces MASASATATLLKPSPLPPYKPIITASVSPPLPPPRRHNLLRRDVLSLSAASTLLLTQSLPFLAPPPASAAEDEEYVKDTSAVISKVRTTLSMERTDPNVADAVAELREVSNSWVAKYRKEKALLGKASFRDIYSALNAVSGHYVSFGPTAPIPAKRKARILEEMETAEKALSRGR; this is translated from the coding sequence ATGGCTTCAGCATCAGCGACAGCCACTCTTCTGAAGCCCAGTCCTCTTCCACCCTATAAACCGATCATCACCGCCTCCGTATCTCCTCCTCTCCCTCCTCCTCGTCGCCACAACCTCCTTCGCCGCGATGTACTCTCCTTATCCGCCGCATCGACGCTTCTTCTAACGCAATCTCTCCCGTTTCTAGCTCCGCCGCCGGCTTCTGCCGCCGAAGACGAAGAGTACGTGAAAGATACGTCGGCGGTGATCTCCAAAGTTAGGACGACGCTCTCGATGGAGAGGACAGATCCGAATGTGGCGGATGCGGTGGCGGAGCTGAGAGAAGTGTCGAACTCGTGGGTTGCTAAGTACAGGAAGGAGAAAGCTCTTCTCGGGAAAGCTTCTTTCAGGGATATTTACTCGGCGTTGAATGCAGTGTCTGGACATTATGTGAGTTTTGGTCCGACGGCTCCGATCCCGGCGAAGAGGAAGGCGAGGATTCTTGAAGAGATGGAGACTGCTGAGAAAGCTCTCTCTAGAGGAAGATAA
- the LOC103844495 gene encoding pentatricopeptide repeat-containing protein At1g03560, mitochondrial, whose protein sequence is MLRALLYDECRSRTGKPPEEKPPMRRLSRKPFSVTPLNRPRSSSKCFYLHKGGDFLSEGSKSVRWLFSGGSSLPPPEWIEPFNDVSDLVKTSRNLNPSPWVNQILNLLDGSESMEANLDAFCRKFLIKLSPNFVTFVLKSDEVREGQHVIAWRFFNWAGKQKKYTHNLECYVSLVDVLAIAKDVDRIRILCGELRRKEFALSVFASNELIKSFGKLGMVEELLWVWRQMKENNIEPTLYTYNFLMNGLVSSTFIDSAERVFEAMESGRIKPDVVTYNTMIKGYCKAGQTQKALEKVRDMGTRGLDADKITYMTVIQACYADSDFTSCVALYQEMNEKGIQVPPHAYSLVIGGLCKEGKLNEGCAVFENMIRKGTKPNVAVYTVLIDGYVKFGSVEDGLRLLGRMISEGFEPDVVTYSVVVNGLCKSGRVEEALEYYKTCRFKGLAVNSMFYSSLIDGLGKAGRVDEAERLFEEMGCSRDSYCYNALIDAFTKSGKVEEALALFKRMEEEEGCDQTVYTYTILISGMFKERRNEEALKLWGMMIDKGITPTAACFRALSTGLCLSGKVGRACKILDELAPMGVILDAACEDMINTLCKAGRIKEACRLADGITERGREVPGRIRTVMINALRKVGKADLAMKLMHSKIGIGYERMGSVKRRVKFRTLLESFDHDF, encoded by the coding sequence atGTTGCGAGCACTACTATACGACGAATGTCGCAGCCGCACTGGTAAACCACCTGAAGAAAAACCACCGATGCGAAGACTTTCCCGGAAACCCTTTTCCGTTACTCCTCTGAATCGTCCGCGTAGCTCTTCAAAATGCTTCTATCTGCACAAAGGCGGAGACTTTTTGTCGGAAGGTTCAAAAAGTGTCAGGTGGCTGTTCAGTGGCGGCAGCTCACTTCCTCCTCCGGAATGGATAGAGCCCTTTAACGACGTCTCCGATCTAGTGAAAACCTCTCGTAACCTCAACCCTTCTCCATGGGTGAACCAAATTCTCAACCTTTTAGATGGTTCGGAGTCAATGGAAGCGAATCTCGACGCCTTCTGCCGTAAGTTCCTCATCAAACTCTCCCCAAATTTCGTCACTTTCGTGTTGAAATCCGACGAGGTTCGCGAAGGACAACACGTTATCGCTTGGCGGTTCTTTAATTGGGCTGGTAAGCAGAAGAAGTACACTCATAACCTCGAGTGTTACGTCTCATTAGTTGATGTTTTGGCTATTGCAAAAGATGTGGATAGGATTAGGATTCTCTGTGGTGAGTTGAGACGAAAAGAGTTTGCTTTGAGTGTTTTTGCTTCGAATGAGCTGATTAAGAGCTTTGGGAAGCTTGGAATGGTGGAGGAGTTGTTGTGGGTGTGGCGTCAAATGAAGGAGAATAACATTGAGCCTACTTTGTATACTTACAACTTCTTAATGAACGGTTTAGTCAGCTCTACGTTCATTGACTCCGCGGAGCGTGTTTTCGAGGCTATGGAGAGCGGGAGGATCAAGCCTGACGTAGTGACGTACAACACGATGATTAAAGGCTATTGCAAAGCGGGACAGACGCAGAAAGCTTTGGAGAAGGTTAGAGATATGGGGACGAGAGGTCTTGATGCTGATAAGATCACTTACATGACTGTGATCCAAGCGTGTTACGCTGACAGTGACTTTACCTCTTGCGTGGCTTTGTATCAGGAGATGAATGAGAAGGGGATCCAAGTCCCGCCTCACGCGTATAGTTTAGTGATCGGTGGGCTTTGTAAAGAAGGGAAGTTGAACGAAGGGTGTGCTGTGTTCGAGAATATGATCAGGAAAGGAACTAAACCGAATGTTGCTGTGTACACTGTTTTGATAGACGGTTATGTGAAGTTCGGAAGCGTTGAAGACGGGCTAAGGCTTTTGGGGAGGATGATTAGCGAAGGGTTTGAGCCTGACGTGGTGACTTATTCGGTTGTTGTGAATGGTTTGTGTAAAAGCGGGAGAGTGGAAGAGGCGTTGGAGTATTACAAGACGTGTCGGTTTAAAGGTTTGGCTGTTAACTCGATGTTTTACTCTAGTCTTATAGACGGTTTAGGGAAAGCTGGGAGAGTAGATGAAGCTGAGAGGCTTTTCGAAGAGATGGGATGCAGTAGAGACTCGTACTGTTACAATGCACTCATCGACGCGTTCACTAAGTCAGGGAAGGTTGAGGAAGCGTTAGCGTTGTTCAAGAGGATGGAGgaggaagaaggctgtgaccaaACGGTTTATACGTATACAATACTCATCTCGGGGATGTTTAAAGAGCGTAGGAACGAAGAGGCGTTGAAGCTTTGGGGGATGATGATAGACAAGGGGATTACGCCGACCGCAGCTTGCTTTAGAGCTTTGTCGACAGGACTTTGCTTGTCGGGGAAAGTGGGGAGAGCGTGTAAGATTTTGGATGAGTTAGCTCCCATGGGTGTGATTCTTGACGCGGCGTGTGAGGACATGATTAACACGCTGTGTAAAGCTGGGAGGATCAAGGAGGCTTGTAGGTTGGCTGATGGGATTACTGAGAGAGGGAGGGAAGTGCCTGGGAGGATAAGGACTGTGATGATAAATGCTTTGAGGAAAGTTGGGAAGGCGGATTTGGCTATGAAGCTGATGCATAGCAAGATTGGGATTGGGTATGAGAGGATGGGGAGTGTTAAGAGGCGTGTCAAGTTTAGAACTTTGCTTGAAAGCTTTGATCATGACTTTTAA
- the LOC117129073 gene encoding secretory carrier-associated membrane protein 2 isoform X1 produces the protein MKRPILLRIIKVFLLQATPISSRFHLNLTIVVQPSISLWIPARYHHIFNIPSTFYLSMFPQNLVSVLKDLRAKEMELQAKENELKRKEQELKRREDAIARSGVVIEEKNWPEFFPLIHHDITNEIPIHLQKIQYVAFATLLGLIACLLWNIVAVTVAWINGGGPTIWLLSIIYFISGVPGAYVLWYRPLYRATRTDSALKFGTFFLFYLFHIAFCGFAAVAPPVIFRGKSLTGFLPALEFLTTNVVVGILYFIGAGFFCIETLLNVWVIQQVYAYFRGSGKAAQMKREATNSMVRAL, from the exons ATGAAGAGACCAATCCTTTTGCG GATAATAAAAGTGTTCCTCCTGCAAGCAACTCCTATCTCAAGCCGCTTCCACCTGAACCTCACGATCGTGGTTCAACCGTCGATATCCCTTTGGATTCCAGCCAGGTACCACCATATCTTCAATATACCTTCTACATTTTACCTTTCAATGTTTCCTCAAAATCTGGTTTCTGTTTTGAAGGATCTTCGAGCTAAAGAGATGGAACTTCAGGCTAAGGAGAACGAACTGAAACGTAAAGAGCAG GAGCTTAAAAGAAGAGAAGATGCAATAGCTCGAA GTGGAGTTGTCATTGAGGAGAAGAACTGGCCAGAGTTTTTCCCTCTAATTCATCATGACATTACTAACGAGATTCCTATTCATTTACAGAAGATCCAATATGTCGCATTCGCCACATTGTTAG GGTTGATAGCATGCCTCTTGTGGAATATTGTGGCAGTAACTGTAGCTTGGATCAACGGAGGAG GTCCCACTATATGGCTTCTCTCAATCATCTACTTCATTTCTGGTGTCCCTGGGGCTTACGTCTTATGGTATCGTCCTCTTTACCGAGCTACCAG AACTGATAGTGCCCTGAAGTTTGGaacatttttcttgttttacttG TTTCACATTGCATTCTGCGGTTTTGCTGCAGTTGCTCCACCAGTCATCTTTCGAGGAAAGTCCCTCAC AGGTTTCTTGCCAGCACTCGAGTTTCTAACTACTAATGTTGTGGTCGGG ATATTGTATTTCATTGGAGCGGGCTTTTTCTGCATAGAAACACTTCTCAATGTATGGGTGATTCAGCAAGTATATGCATACTTCCGAGGGAGTGGCAAAGCTGCACAGATGAAGCGTGAAGCTACAAACTCGATGGTGCGTGCACTATGA
- the LOC103844494 gene encoding probable protein phosphatase 2C 1: protein MGGCVSKSNEETMYRPCLGMGCCGSKMGRRTSSGRIVSLNNLVSIPNRITSNGKSKSSCIFTQQGRKGVNQDSMIVWEDFMSKDVTFCGVFDGHGPHGHLVSRKVRESLPVRLLSFVQSKQNGTSKSDSQEAAAKEKEEKEEASEEDKLKLLWEEAFLKAFSAMDKELRSHPNVECFCSGSTAVTVIKQGSNLFMGNIGDSRAILGSKDSNDSMVATQLTVDLKPDLPREAERIKQCKGRVFALEDEPEVPRVWLPYDNAPGLAMARAFGDFCLKDYGVISVPEFSHRVLTDRDQFIVLASDGVWDVLSNEEVVEVVASAPRRASAARLVVDSAAREWKLKYPTSKMDDCAVVCLFLDGKMDSDSSDYEEQGYYSSATNAVEESEESQVNAEPCLQRNVTVRASTEYGNVNAEKEKKSEGEQNWSGLEGVTRVNSLVQLPRFSGEETKT from the exons ATGGGAGGTTGTGTGTCCAAGAGCAATGAAGAGACTATGTACCGTCCCTGTCTCGGGATGGGATGCTGTGGGAGCAAAATGGGGAGGAGAACCTCTTCAGGCCGCATCGTTTCTCTTAACAACTTGGTCTCTATTCCTAACCGGATCACCAGCAACGGGAAGAGCAAGAGTTCTTGCATTTTCACTCAACAGGGACGCAAGGGAGTCAATCAGGACTCAATGATCGTGTGGGAA GATTTTATGTCTAAAGATGTGACGTTCTGCGGTGTTTTCGATGGACACGGTCCTCATGGCCATCTAGTGTCTCGCAAAGTGAGAGAATCGTTGCCTGTGAGGCTACTCTCTTTCGTTCAGTCGAAGCAAAACGGCACAAGCAAATCAGATAGCCAAGAAGCTGCTGCcaaggagaaagaagaaaaggaagaagcTAGCGAGGAGGATAAGTTGAAGCTCTTATGGGAAGAAGCTTTCTTGAAAGCTTTCAGTGCTATGGATAAGGAGCTGCGTTCCCATCCTAATGTTGAATGCTTCTGCAGCGGCAGCACTGCTGTTACAGTCATCAAACAG GGGTCAAACCTATTCATGGGAAACATCGGAGACTCTCGGGCGATACTTGGTTCCAAAGACAGCAACGATTCAATGGTTGCAACTCAGCTAACAGTTGACTTGAAGCCTGACTTACCAA GGGAAGCAGAGAGGATCAAACAGTGTAAAGGACGAGTGTTTGCGCTGGAAGACGAGCCAGAGGTGCCACGAGTCTGGCTACCATACGATAACGCTCCTGGATTAGCCATGGCTAGGGCCTTTGGTGACTTCTGTCTGAAAGACTACGGTGTGATTTCAGTACCTGAGTTCTCTCACCGTGTCCTAACAGATAGAGACCAGTTCATTGTCTTGGCCTCTGATGGA GTATGGGATGTGCTAAGCAACGAGGAAGTTGTTGAAGTGGTGGCGTCAGCTCCAAGGCGAGCGTCAGCAGCTAGGCTAGTGGTGGATTCAGCTGCACGAGAGTGGAAACTGAAGTACCCGACTTCGAAAATGGACGACTGTGCGGTTGTGTGTTTGTTTCTAGACGGGAAGATGGACTCGGATTCGTCAGACTACGAGGAGCAAGGATACTACTCGTCAGCAACCAACGCAGTAGAGGAATCAGAGGAAAGCCAGGTGAATGCAGAACCGTGTCTTCAGAGAAACGTCACGGTCAGGGCATCAACAGAATACGGTAATGTGAATGCAGAGAAGGAGAAAAAGAGTGAAGGTGAGCAGAACTGGTCGGGACTAGAAGGTGTTACTCGAGTGAACTCGCTTGTTCAGCTTCCGAGATTCTCTGGAGAAGAAACTAAGACTTGA
- the LOC117129073 gene encoding secretory carrier-associated membrane protein 2 isoform X2 produces the protein MARQDPNPFADEETNPFADNKSVPPASNSYLKPLPPEPHDRGSTVDIPLDSSQDLRAKEMELQAKENELKRKEQELKRREDAIARSGVVIEEKNWPEFFPLIHHDITNEIPIHLQKIQYVAFATLLGLIACLLWNIVAVTVAWINGGGPTIWLLSIIYFISGVPGAYVLWYRPLYRATRTDSALKFGTFFLFYLFHIAFCGFAAVAPPVIFRGKSLTGFLPALEFLTTNVVVGILYFIGAGFFCIETLLNVWVIQQVYAYFRGSGKAAQMKREATNSMVRAL, from the exons ATGGCACGACAAGATCCTAATCCATTTGCTGATGAAGAGACCAATCCTTTTGCG GATAATAAAAGTGTTCCTCCTGCAAGCAACTCCTATCTCAAGCCGCTTCCACCTGAACCTCACGATCGTGGTTCAACCGTCGATATCCCTTTGGATTCCAGCCAG GATCTTCGAGCTAAAGAGATGGAACTTCAGGCTAAGGAGAACGAACTGAAACGTAAAGAGCAG GAGCTTAAAAGAAGAGAAGATGCAATAGCTCGAA GTGGAGTTGTCATTGAGGAGAAGAACTGGCCAGAGTTTTTCCCTCTAATTCATCATGACATTACTAACGAGATTCCTATTCATTTACAGAAGATCCAATATGTCGCATTCGCCACATTGTTAG GGTTGATAGCATGCCTCTTGTGGAATATTGTGGCAGTAACTGTAGCTTGGATCAACGGAGGAG GTCCCACTATATGGCTTCTCTCAATCATCTACTTCATTTCTGGTGTCCCTGGGGCTTACGTCTTATGGTATCGTCCTCTTTACCGAGCTACCAG AACTGATAGTGCCCTGAAGTTTGGaacatttttcttgttttacttG TTTCACATTGCATTCTGCGGTTTTGCTGCAGTTGCTCCACCAGTCATCTTTCGAGGAAAGTCCCTCAC AGGTTTCTTGCCAGCACTCGAGTTTCTAACTACTAATGTTGTGGTCGGG ATATTGTATTTCATTGGAGCGGGCTTTTTCTGCATAGAAACACTTCTCAATGTATGGGTGATTCAGCAAGTATATGCATACTTCCGAGGGAGTGGCAAAGCTGCACAGATGAAGCGTGAAGCTACAAACTCGATGGTGCGTGCACTATGA